One stretch of Anolis sagrei isolate rAnoSag1 chromosome 11, rAnoSag1.mat, whole genome shotgun sequence DNA includes these proteins:
- the ENTPD8 gene encoding ectonucleoside triphosphate diphosphohydrolase 8 — translation MAFKWNKWLPRIALLVLCAFAIIALVLSLVGIHSVALPPENKYGLVFDAGSSHTSLFVYQWPMDKENNTGVVSQTFSCHVNGSGISSYTKNPTEAGASLRPCLDEAMRVIPPERQREAPAYLGATAGMRLLRKQNPSTSDQILEEVGKAIREYPVSFRGARIISGEDEGAYGWITINYLLHSFTQYSAKDRDWVHPTSAGLLGALDLGGASTQISFLPTESIANSFRFRLYGFDYGIYTHSYLCYGQNEALNQVIRVLLNDSSSSSTLDHPCYPKGYNESIEVASLFNSSCANNQTKPPDAASKVFLVGTGNARLCREAIRNIFNFSNCSHNKSCGFNGVYQPRVDGKFLAFSAYYYTFSFLNLTETHPLPVVEDAINAFCDRTWKDLNTSYPKQNSTRLLNYCASANYILTLLLDGYGFSNTSWENIAFQMQAGNSDIGWTLGYMLNLTNMIPSEMPQTLRGHEEGPWVASVFFIVVTLALAIVLLLINFFQ, via the exons ATGGCCTTCAAATGGAACAAATGGCTTCCCCGCATCGCTCTGCTGGTTTTGTGTGCCTTTGCCATCATCGCCCTGGTTCTCAGCCTGGTGGGGATACACAGCGTTGCTCTGCCACCCGAAAATAAG TATGGACTGGTTTTCGACGCTGGGTCGTCCCACACCTCCCTGTTTGTGTACCAGTGGCCGATGGACAAAGAGAACAACACCGGAGTGGTCAGCCAGACCTTTTCCTGCCACGTCAACG GATCTGGGATCTCGTCCTATACCAAGAACCCTACGGAGGCGGGCGCCTCGCTCCGGCCATGCCTGGATGAAGCCATGAGGGTGATCCCTCCGGAGAGGCAGCGAGAGGCTCCTGCCTATTTGGGGGCCACCGCTGGCATGCGGCTCCTCAG AAAGCAGAACCCGTCCACATCAGATCAGATTTTGGAGGAAGTGGGGAAGGCCATCCGGGAATATCCCGTGAGTTTCCGAGGCGCTCGGATCATTTCGGGCGAAGACGAAGGCGCTTACGGGTGGATCACCATCAATTACCTGCTGCATTCGTTCACTCAG TATTCTGCCAAGGACCGGGACTGGGTCCACCCCACATCGGCTGGCCTCTTGGGGGCCTTGGACCTCGGTGGGGCTTCGACCCAGATCAGCTTCCTTCCTACCGAAAGCATCGCCAACTCATTTCGTTTTCGACTCTACGGCTTCGACTACGGCATCTACACCCACAGCTACTTGTGCTACGGGCAGAACGAGGCCCTGAACCAAGTCATCCGGGTTCTCCTC AATGACAGCTCCTCTTCATCCACCCTGGATCATCCCTGTTACCCCAAAGGCTATAACGAATCCATCGAGGTGGCTTCCCTATTCAACTCTTCATGCGCCAACAACCAGACCAAGCCGCCAGACGCTGCCTCAAAAGTGTTCCTGGTGGGCACGGGCAATGCTCGCCTTTGCCGCGAAGCCATCAGGAACATCTTCAACTTCTCCAACTGCAGCCATAACAAATCCTGCGGCTTCAACGGGGTCTACCAACCGAGGGTTGATGGAAAATTCCTG GCCTTTTCCGCCTACTACTATACCTTCAGTTTCCTCAATCTCACTGAAACGCATCCACTGCCTGTCGTCGAAGATGCGATTAATGCCTTCTGCGACCGAACATGGAAGGAT CTGAATACAAGCTATCCGAAACAAAACTCAACCCGCTTATTAAATTACTGCGCCAGCGCCAACTACATCCTCACCCTGTTGTTGGACGGCTATGGCTTCAGCAACACGAGTTGGGAAAACATCGCCTTCCAGATGCAG GCAGGGAACTCAGACATCGGCTGGACGCTGGGCTATatgctgaacctcaccaacatgATCCCCTCGGAGATGCCCCAAACATTGCGAGGCCATGAAGAAGGACCCTGGGTGGCCAGTGTCTTCTTCATCGTGGTCACCTTGGCGCTGGCCATCGTCTTGCTCCTCATAAACTTCTTTCAGTGA
- the LOC132763701 gene encoding discoidin domain-containing receptor 2-like translates to MLCLPILLLAGLSRCSGSEVNPEICRYPLGMHEGTIRDEDITASSQWYDSTGPQYARLQREEGDGAWCPAGLLQPEDVQFLQIDLHKLYFITLVGTQGRHARATGKEFARAYRVDYSRNGERWLSWRDRQNRQVIQGNIDTYDVVLKDLRPPIIARYIRVIPVTEQPMTVCMRVELYGCIWSDGLEAYSMPEGEVMAAPGHPIVYLNDSIYDGFQERRSLHGGLGQLTDGILGLDDFTKSHQYRVWPGYDYVGWRNNSFRNGAVGLEFQFDRQRNFTFMKVHCNNMFSKGVKIFERVECFFKPQLFAEWEAEPVGADTVLDDKNPSARFVTVPLGHRVGKAILCQFYFADTWMLISEVSFQSVYVDVFDPIVVTLASSTTSAIFPSEEMNATDGTWETTTRYGTSPWTEPNLEASSTSSLVGCLVAIILVLLVIIVAILWRQYAQKRLETAPRRILEEDATVRLSFYSSRMVGGQTQIHQTNPTYERVFPLDLEYHQPITLLQKLPELSQSAEDSACSGDYAEPDLTKCTPHQGFQNNVPHYAETDIVSLQGVTGNNTYAVPAITVDSLIKKDISVAEFPRQQLRLKEKLGEGQFGEVHLCEADGLLEFLGRSSSDASSRPVLVAVKMLRANVTKTARNDFLKEIKIMSRLKDPNIIRLLGVCVRDDPLCMITEYMENGDLHQFLLQRQSRSTFTLSNNIPCVSCLHLLLMATQIASGMKYLASLNFVHRDLATRNCLVGNNYTIKIADFGMSRNLYSGDYYRIQGRAVLPIRWMAWESILLGKFTTASDAWAFGVTLWEMFTLCKEQPYSWLSDEQVIENTGEFFRDQGRQAYLSQPPLCPNLVFSLMMKCWSRDIKDRPAFEAIHLFLVEQMDGSI, encoded by the exons ATGCTGTGCTTGCCAATCCTTTTGCTGGCTGGCCTCTCCCGTTGTTCTGGCTCTGAAGTCAACCCAG AAATATGTCGTTATCCTTTGGGGATGCATGAAGGGACCATTCGGGACGAAGATATCACCGCTTCCAGCCAGTGGTACGATTCTACAGGACCTCAATATGCACG GCTGCAGCGAGAGGAAGGCGATGGGGCTTGGTGTCCAGCTGGTCTCCTGCAGCCAGAAGATGTCCAGTTCCTCCAGATTGATCTCCACAAACTCTACTTCATCACTCTGGTGGGGACCCAAGGGCGGCACGCTAGGGCCACTGGCAAGGAGTTTGCCCGCGCCTATCGCGTTGACTACAGCCGCAATGGGGAGCGCTGGCTCTCTTGGAGGGACCGACAGAACAGGCAG GTTATTCAGGGCAACATTGACACATATGATGTGGTCCTCAAAGATCTTCGCCCGCCTATCATTGCCCGCTACATCCGAGTGATCCCGGTCACTGAGCAGCCCATGACTGTCTGCATGCGAGTAGAATTGTATGGCTGCATTTGGTCTG ATGGTTTGGAGGCTTACAGCATGCCAGAAGGTGAGGTCATGGCAGCCCCAGGCCATCCCATCGTCTACCTGAATGATTCAATCTATGATGGTTTCCAAGAACGCAG GTCTCTCCATGGTGGCTTAGGCCAGCTGACTGATGGCATCTTGGGGTTAGATGATTTCACCAAGAGCCACCAATACCGCGTGTGGCCGGGCTACGACTACGTGGGATGGAGGAACAACAGCTTCCGGAATGGTGCCGTTGGGCTGGAGTTCCAGTTTGACCGGCAGAGGAACTTCACCTTCATGAAG GTCCACTGCAATAACATGTTCTCCAAAGGCGTGAAGATCTTTGAGCGGGTGGAGTGCTTCTTCAAGCCACAGCTCTTTGCGGAGTGGGAGGCCGAGCCTGTGGGAGCAGATACCGTTCTGGACGACAAGAACCCCAGCGCACGGTTTGTGACCGTCCCCCTCGGTCATCGGGTCGGCAAAGCCATCCTGTGCCAGTTCTACTTTGCCGACACGTGGATGTTGATCAGCGAAGTCTCCTTCCAATCGG TGTACGTGGATGTCTTTGACCCCATTGTGGTCACTCTGGCATCAAGCACAACCTCAGCAATCTTTCCATCTGAAGAAATGAATGCTACAGATGGGACCTGGG AGACCACTACGAGATACGGCACCAGTCCCTGGACTGAGCCCAATTTAGAGGCTTCCAGCACCTCCAGCCTTGTCGGTTGCCTTGTGGCCATCATCCTTGTCCTCCTCGTCATCATTGTGGCCATCTTGTGGAGGCAATATGCCCAGAAACGGCTGGAGACG GCTCCCCGACGGATCCTGGAAGAGGACGCCACCGTCCGGCTGTCTTTCTACAGCTCCAGGATGGTCGGCGGCCAAACGCAGATCCATCAAACCAACCCTACCTATGAGAGGGTCTTCCCATTGGATCTGGAGTACCACCAGCCCATCACCCTCCTCCAAAAACTACCCGAATTATCCCAAAGTGCCGAAGACTCAg CTTGTAGCGGCGATTATGCTGAGCCGGACCTCACCAAATGTACCCCTCACCAAGGATTCCAGAATAATGTTCCACATTATGCCGAGACAGATATCGTCAGCCTACAAGGAGTAACCGGCAATAATACATACGCAGTACCTGCCATTACAGTTGATTCATTGATCAAAAAGGATATCTCAGTAGCCGAATTCCCCAGGCAGCAGCTGCGACTCAAGGAGAAACTAGGAGAAGGGCAATTTGGGGAG GTCCATTTATGTGAAGCCGATGGTCTCCTAGAATTTCTTGGACGCTCTTCTTCAGATGCATCCAGCCGGCCGGTCCTAGTTGCCGTCAAAATGCTGAGAGCCAACGTCACCAAGACGGCCAG GAATGACTTCCTAAAGGAGATCAAGATCATGTCTCGCCTGAAAGATCCAAACATCATCCGGCTCCTGGGAGTCTGCGTGCGGGACGATCCGCTGTGCATGATCACTGAATACATGGAAAACGGGGATCTTCACCAGTTCTTGTTGCAACGGCAGAGTAGAAGTACCTTCACCCTCTCCAACAACATTCCCTGCGTGAG CTGCCTCCACCTCCTGCTCATGGCGACCCAGATCGCGTCCGGCATGAAATACTTGGCATCCCTCAACTTTGTCCACCGCGACTTGGCCACTCGCAACTGCCTGGTTGGGAACAACTACACCATCAAGATTGCTGATTTCGGCATGAGCCGGAACCTTTACAGCGGGGATTACTATAGGATCCAAGGCAGGGCTGTGCTGCCAATTCGCTGGATGGCCTGGGAGAGCATCCTCCTG GGCAAGTTCACCACAGCGAGCGACGCATGGGCTTTCGGGGTCACGCTGTGGGAGATGTTCACCCTGTGCAAGGAGCAACCCTACAGTTGGCTATCAGATGAGCAGGTCATCGAGAATACAGGGGAGTTCTTCCGAGACCAAGGACGACAG GCTTACTTGTCCCAACCGCCGCTGTGTCCAAACCTGGTCTTCTCCTTGATGATGAAGTGCTGGAGCCGAGACATCAAGGATCGCCCGGCCTTCGAAGCCATCCACTTATTCCTGGTCGAGCAAATGGATGGAAGCATTTGA